A single window of Cheilinus undulatus linkage group 12, ASM1832078v1, whole genome shotgun sequence DNA harbors:
- the arfip2b gene encoding arfaptin-2b isoform X2 → MTDSIMSKAATMEIPINSNGDTGTLPEDDSLEQAAKLQWSLDEKDLQQVMVSGPNLNETSIVSGGYGGTAEGIIPTSSIKGSNMHHSSSSSSMMAEETTRGVAVEKLETVKKWGLNTYKCTKQMISERFGRGSRTVDLELEAQIEVLRDTKRKYENVLRLARALTNHFYNMVQTQHALGDTFADLSQKSPELRDEFGYNAETQKLLCKNGETLLGAINFFVSSINTLVNKTMEDTLMTIKMYENARLEFDAYRSDLEELSMGPRDAVAMARIEAAQQQYQIHKDKYERLRSDVTIKLKFLEENKVKVMHKQLLLFHNAISAYFAGNQQQLEQTLKQFNIKLRPPGADKPSWLEEQ, encoded by the exons ATGACGGACAGCATTATGAGTAAAGCTGCCACTATGGAAATCCCAATCAACAGTAACGGAGACACAGGAACATTACCAGAAGACGACAGCCTTGAACAG GCTGCAAAACTGCAGTGGAGCTTAGATGAGAAG GACTTACAGCAGGTGATGGTATCAGGTCCAAATCTCAACGAGACCAGCATTGTGTCTGGTGGTTATGGAGGAACAGCAGAGGGAATCATTCCCACCAGCTCAATCAAAG GTTCCAACATgcaccacagcagcagcagctcatcCATGATGGCTGAAGAAACGACCCGCGGTGTGGCTGTGGAAAAATTGGAAACAGTGAAGAAGTGGGGTCTTAACACTTACAAG TGCACAAAACAAATGATCTCAGAGCGTTTTGGTCGGGGTTCTCGGACTGTGGACTTGGAACTGGAGGCCCAGATTGAAGTGTTGAGAGACACtaaaaggaaatatgagaatgtGCTGCGATTGGCCAGAGCGCTGACCAATCACTTCTACAACATGGTGCAGACACAGCACGCACTGGGTGACACCTTCGCCGACCTCAGCCAGAAATCTCCAGAGCTAAGG GATGAGTTTGGCTACAATGCAGAGACTCAGAAGTTGCTGTGTAAGAATGGAGAGACTCTACTTGGTGCCATTAACTTCTTTGTGTCAAGCATCAACACATTAGTCAACAAGACCATGGAGGACACTTTGATGACCATCAAGATGTATGAAAATGCAAG ACTGGAGTTTGATGCTTACCGGTCAGATCTGGAGGAGCTGAGTATGGGTCCAAGGGACGCTGTGGCCATGGCTCGCATAGAAGCTGCTCAGCAACAGTACCAGATACATAAGGACAAGTATGAACGCCTCCGATCAGACGTCACCATTAAGCTCAAATTCTTGGAGGAGAATAAG GTAAAGGTGATGCACAAGCAGCTCCTCCTCTTCCATAATGCCATCTCTGCATACTTTGCTGGCAATCAGCAGCAGCTGGAGCAGACGCTGAAGCAGTTCAACATAAAGCTGAGACCTCCAGGGGCCGATAAGCCGTCCTGGTTAGAGGAGCAGTGA
- the fhdc3 gene encoding FH2 domain containing 3, translating into MEEVLILKTASDSSCSSQASSSRSSPDAQENLHSQSSSPEPSTMCVTTVPPPPPPPPPPLPPPPPPPPPLLAPSSFGSRGVQRRSMKKLNWDTIPSQRVLGKRNVWTTKGAQRELVLDIRSMEELFSHVDKRASIRNSRVMGLKNSDGLDLFPQEPQVTILDSKKSMNIGIFLRHFKRPVAEMVQDICHGNWLRFGTGKLKELCKLLPEDSEVKQLMSFSGNLSVLPEADQFMVQLVKVPGYEERLKAMVLREEFFPLMEEVKNSVAVMTKGANELLDCDDLHTVIRLVLKAGNYMNAGGYSANAIGFRMTSLLKLADTKANKPGMNLMHYVAKQAEDIDAELLTFPSQLQHIGMASRICKEEVISDYEREVKKIKEVKLYTSRHPALLQQMQTFFMRAETKLADVESFIQDLSVVSDHVAEYYCEDPATFKLGECCSIFHSFCQRFEAAVQENREREQAEERRKRRESVRVAAKRRSTVSCSRPEPNHDSSLESVLQNFLSTVPEGLSRCRKNTLPTIKGSPSLCSSKTVPPVEKTETLSGSAQDLSENKQPKLQEEQEPLLENKDEAEKMRKITRKVLHYQKSLDRDRVQGTPQQSKRAANTEASPSTPQQSERANNTEVLPRTPQQSERANNTEVSPRTPQQSEKANNTEASPRTPQQSERATNTEASPRTPQQSERATNTEASQRTPYPRVRDYFFANNPGSPWTILSPLTCPKENPTSQNRHPRRPSSLGGDDQDNLWVSNQGTSPSGGAASLPECPSKRATSRAPILRSVSVDEAKRSPTSLIRLGELFHRSISQRSHSSGSRTEIVKEAEEGDCLLLGRKSENHVEGREGTSGIRSFFRRIGGRSKPFDVDQQHFKGSYT; encoded by the exons ATGGAGGAAGTGCTGATCTTAAAAACTGCCTCTGATTCCAGCTGCTCTTCTCAAGCCTCCTCATCTCGCTCATCACCGGATGCCCAGGAAAATTTACACTCCCAATCATCTTCTCCTGAGCCTTCCACCATGTGTGTGACCACTgtaccccctcctcctcctccaccaccgcctcctctcccccctccaccccctcctccgcCTCCTCTTCTTGCCCCTTCTtcttttggctctcgaggggtCCAGCGTCGTTCCATGAAAAAGCTGAACTGGGACACCATTCCCAGTCAGCGTGTCCTGGGCAAACGTAACGTGTGGACGACAAAGGGGGCGCAGAGGGAACTGGTGCTGGATATCAGGAGCATGGAGGAGTTGTTTAGTCATGTGGACAAACGGGCCTCAATACGCAACTCAAGGGTTATGGGTCTGAAGAACAGTGATGGTTTGGACCTCTTTCCACAGGAGCCTCAG gTCACAATCCTTGACTCTAAGAAGAGTATGAATATTGGGATCTTCCTGAGACATTTCAAGAG GCCAGTGGCAGAGATGGTCCAGGATATTTGTCACGGAAACTGGCTCAGATTTGGAACAGGGAAACTGAAGGAGTTGTGTAAACTGCTGCCAGAAGACAGTGAG GTGAAGCAGCTGATGTCATTCAGTGGGAACCTGTCTGTGTTACCTGAGGCTGACCAGTTCATGGTGCAGCTGGTCAAAGTGCCAGG CTATGAGGAACGCCTGAAAGCGATGGTGCTGAGGGAGGAATTCTTTCCTTTAATGGAGGAGGTGAAAAACTCTGTTGCTGTCATGACCAAGGGAGCTAATG AGCTGTTAGACTGTGATGACCTCCATACAGTTATTCGGCTGGTCTTGAAAGCTGGGAATTACATGAACGCT GGTGGGTACAGTGCCAATGCCATTGGCTTCAGAATGACCTCTCTGCTCAAGCTGGCAGACACCAAGGCCAACAAGCCGGGTATGAACCTCATGCACTACGTTGCCAAG CAAGCAGAAGATATCGATGCAGAGTTGCTGACATTTCCCAGTCAACTTCAACACATTGGCATGGCATCAAG AATTTGCAAAGAGGAGGTGATCTCAGACTATGAGAGAGAGGTCAAGAAGATCAAGGAAGTGAAATTGTACACCAGCAGACATCCTGCCCTCTTACAGCAAATGCAGACATTTTTCATG AGGGCTGAAACAAAGCTGGCTGATGTGGAGTCTTTCATACAGGATCTCAGTGTCGTGAGTGACCATGTTGCTGAGTACTACTGTGAAGACCCGGCTACCTTTAAACTGGGGGAGTGCTGCTCCatctttcactcattttgccaACGATTTGAAGCAGCTGTACAG GAGAACCGAGAGCGAGAGCAAGCAGAGGAGAGACGCAAGAGGAGGGAGAGCGTGCGTGTTGCAGCCAAACGTCGCTCCACTGTGTCCTGCTCCAGACCTGAACCAAATCATGACTCCAGCCTAGAGTCAGTCTTACAAAACTTCCTTTCCACTGTTCCAGAGGGACTGTCCAGATGCAGGAAGAACACGCTGCCCACAATCAAAGGATCACCGTCTTTGTGCAGCTCCAAGACTGTTCCACCTgtagaaaaaacagaaactttgtCGGGGTCTGCACAAGATCTTTCTGAGAATAAGCAACCTAAACTGCAGGAAGAGCAGGAGCCACTGCTGGAAAACAAAGATGAGGCTGAGAAGATGCGCAAGATAACTCGGAAGGTGCTTCACTACCAAAAAAGTCTCGACAGGGACAGAGTTCAAGGTACTCCTCAGCAGTCAAAGAGGGCAGCCAACACAGAAGCTTCCCCAAGCACCCCTCAACAATCAGAGAGAGCCAACAACACAGAAGTTCTCCCAAGAACCCCTCAACAATCAGAGAGAGCCAACAACACAGAAGTTTCCCCAAGAACCCCTCAACAGTCAGAGAAAGCCAACAACACAGAAGCTTCTCCTAGAACTcctcaacagtcagagagagCCACAAATACAGAAGCTTCTCCTAGAACTcctcaacagtcagagagagCCACAAATACAGAAGCATCTCAAAGAACCCCTTATCCTAGAGTCAGAGACTACTTCTTTGCTAACAACCCAGGCTCCCCGTGGACTATCCTGAGCCCTTTAACCTGCCCCAAAGAAAACCCAACCTCTCAAAACAGACATCCCAGACGACCGTCATCATTAGGCGGAGATGACCAGGACAACCTCTGGGTCTCCAACCAGGGAACTTCTCCATCTGGAGGTGCTGCGTCTCTTCCTGAGTGCCCCAGTAAGAGAGCGACATCCCGGGCTCCAATCCTCAGGTCGGTGTCTGTGGATGAAGCCAAGAGATCTCCGACATCGCTCATTCGACTGGGAGAGCTGTTCCACAGAAGCATTTCTCAAAGGTCGCACTCATCTGGATCGAGGACAGAAATAGTGAAGGAAGCAGAAGAAGGAGACTGTTTACTGCTCGGCAGGAAGTCAGAGAATCATGTAGAGGGGCGTGAGGGCACTTCAGGGATCAGATCTTTTTTCAGACGCATTGGAGGTAGAAGTAAACCTTTCGATGTGGACCAGCAGCACTTTAAAGGATCTTATACTTGA
- the arfip2b gene encoding arfaptin-2b isoform X1, with product MTDSIMSKAATMEIPINSNGDTGTLPEDDSLEQAAKLQWSLDEKVGSSRGTRDLQQVMVSGPNLNETSIVSGGYGGTAEGIIPTSSIKGSNMHHSSSSSSMMAEETTRGVAVEKLETVKKWGLNTYKCTKQMISERFGRGSRTVDLELEAQIEVLRDTKRKYENVLRLARALTNHFYNMVQTQHALGDTFADLSQKSPELRDEFGYNAETQKLLCKNGETLLGAINFFVSSINTLVNKTMEDTLMTIKMYENARLEFDAYRSDLEELSMGPRDAVAMARIEAAQQQYQIHKDKYERLRSDVTIKLKFLEENKVKVMHKQLLLFHNAISAYFAGNQQQLEQTLKQFNIKLRPPGADKPSWLEEQ from the exons ATGACGGACAGCATTATGAGTAAAGCTGCCACTATGGAAATCCCAATCAACAGTAACGGAGACACAGGAACATTACCAGAAGACGACAGCCTTGAACAG GCTGCAAAACTGCAGTGGAGCTTAGATGAGAAGGTAGGGAGCTCCAGAGGCACCAGG GACTTACAGCAGGTGATGGTATCAGGTCCAAATCTCAACGAGACCAGCATTGTGTCTGGTGGTTATGGAGGAACAGCAGAGGGAATCATTCCCACCAGCTCAATCAAAG GTTCCAACATgcaccacagcagcagcagctcatcCATGATGGCTGAAGAAACGACCCGCGGTGTGGCTGTGGAAAAATTGGAAACAGTGAAGAAGTGGGGTCTTAACACTTACAAG TGCACAAAACAAATGATCTCAGAGCGTTTTGGTCGGGGTTCTCGGACTGTGGACTTGGAACTGGAGGCCCAGATTGAAGTGTTGAGAGACACtaaaaggaaatatgagaatgtGCTGCGATTGGCCAGAGCGCTGACCAATCACTTCTACAACATGGTGCAGACACAGCACGCACTGGGTGACACCTTCGCCGACCTCAGCCAGAAATCTCCAGAGCTAAGG GATGAGTTTGGCTACAATGCAGAGACTCAGAAGTTGCTGTGTAAGAATGGAGAGACTCTACTTGGTGCCATTAACTTCTTTGTGTCAAGCATCAACACATTAGTCAACAAGACCATGGAGGACACTTTGATGACCATCAAGATGTATGAAAATGCAAG ACTGGAGTTTGATGCTTACCGGTCAGATCTGGAGGAGCTGAGTATGGGTCCAAGGGACGCTGTGGCCATGGCTCGCATAGAAGCTGCTCAGCAACAGTACCAGATACATAAGGACAAGTATGAACGCCTCCGATCAGACGTCACCATTAAGCTCAAATTCTTGGAGGAGAATAAG GTAAAGGTGATGCACAAGCAGCTCCTCCTCTTCCATAATGCCATCTCTGCATACTTTGCTGGCAATCAGCAGCAGCTGGAGCAGACGCTGAAGCAGTTCAACATAAAGCTGAGACCTCCAGGGGCCGATAAGCCGTCCTGGTTAGAGGAGCAGTGA
- the arfip2b gene encoding arfaptin-2b isoform X4, translated as MKARRSSAPPSSSFLCRISSDSYEYQGSNMHHSSSSSSMMAEETTRGVAVEKLETVKKWGLNTYKCTKQMISERFGRGSRTVDLELEAQIEVLRDTKRKYENVLRLARALTNHFYNMVQTQHALGDTFADLSQKSPELRDEFGYNAETQKLLCKNGETLLGAINFFVSSINTLVNKTMEDTLMTIKMYENARLEFDAYRSDLEELSMGPRDAVAMARIEAAQQQYQIHKDKYERLRSDVTIKLKFLEENKVKVMHKQLLLFHNAISAYFAGNQQQLEQTLKQFNIKLRPPGADKPSWLEEQ; from the exons ATGAAGGCCAGGCGAAGTAGCGCTCCCCCATCCAGTTCTTTCCTCTGCCGCATATCAAGTGATTCATATGAATACCAAG GTTCCAACATgcaccacagcagcagcagctcatcCATGATGGCTGAAGAAACGACCCGCGGTGTGGCTGTGGAAAAATTGGAAACAGTGAAGAAGTGGGGTCTTAACACTTACAAG TGCACAAAACAAATGATCTCAGAGCGTTTTGGTCGGGGTTCTCGGACTGTGGACTTGGAACTGGAGGCCCAGATTGAAGTGTTGAGAGACACtaaaaggaaatatgagaatgtGCTGCGATTGGCCAGAGCGCTGACCAATCACTTCTACAACATGGTGCAGACACAGCACGCACTGGGTGACACCTTCGCCGACCTCAGCCAGAAATCTCCAGAGCTAAGG GATGAGTTTGGCTACAATGCAGAGACTCAGAAGTTGCTGTGTAAGAATGGAGAGACTCTACTTGGTGCCATTAACTTCTTTGTGTCAAGCATCAACACATTAGTCAACAAGACCATGGAGGACACTTTGATGACCATCAAGATGTATGAAAATGCAAG ACTGGAGTTTGATGCTTACCGGTCAGATCTGGAGGAGCTGAGTATGGGTCCAAGGGACGCTGTGGCCATGGCTCGCATAGAAGCTGCTCAGCAACAGTACCAGATACATAAGGACAAGTATGAACGCCTCCGATCAGACGTCACCATTAAGCTCAAATTCTTGGAGGAGAATAAG GTAAAGGTGATGCACAAGCAGCTCCTCCTCTTCCATAATGCCATCTCTGCATACTTTGCTGGCAATCAGCAGCAGCTGGAGCAGACGCTGAAGCAGTTCAACATAAAGCTGAGACCTCCAGGGGCCGATAAGCCGTCCTGGTTAGAGGAGCAGTGA
- the arfip2b gene encoding arfaptin-2b isoform X3 → MTDSIMSKAATMEIPINSNGDTGTLPEDDSLEQDLQQVMVSGPNLNETSIVSGGYGGTAEGIIPTSSIKGSNMHHSSSSSSMMAEETTRGVAVEKLETVKKWGLNTYKCTKQMISERFGRGSRTVDLELEAQIEVLRDTKRKYENVLRLARALTNHFYNMVQTQHALGDTFADLSQKSPELRDEFGYNAETQKLLCKNGETLLGAINFFVSSINTLVNKTMEDTLMTIKMYENARLEFDAYRSDLEELSMGPRDAVAMARIEAAQQQYQIHKDKYERLRSDVTIKLKFLEENKVKVMHKQLLLFHNAISAYFAGNQQQLEQTLKQFNIKLRPPGADKPSWLEEQ, encoded by the exons ATGACGGACAGCATTATGAGTAAAGCTGCCACTATGGAAATCCCAATCAACAGTAACGGAGACACAGGAACATTACCAGAAGACGACAGCCTTGAACAG GACTTACAGCAGGTGATGGTATCAGGTCCAAATCTCAACGAGACCAGCATTGTGTCTGGTGGTTATGGAGGAACAGCAGAGGGAATCATTCCCACCAGCTCAATCAAAG GTTCCAACATgcaccacagcagcagcagctcatcCATGATGGCTGAAGAAACGACCCGCGGTGTGGCTGTGGAAAAATTGGAAACAGTGAAGAAGTGGGGTCTTAACACTTACAAG TGCACAAAACAAATGATCTCAGAGCGTTTTGGTCGGGGTTCTCGGACTGTGGACTTGGAACTGGAGGCCCAGATTGAAGTGTTGAGAGACACtaaaaggaaatatgagaatgtGCTGCGATTGGCCAGAGCGCTGACCAATCACTTCTACAACATGGTGCAGACACAGCACGCACTGGGTGACACCTTCGCCGACCTCAGCCAGAAATCTCCAGAGCTAAGG GATGAGTTTGGCTACAATGCAGAGACTCAGAAGTTGCTGTGTAAGAATGGAGAGACTCTACTTGGTGCCATTAACTTCTTTGTGTCAAGCATCAACACATTAGTCAACAAGACCATGGAGGACACTTTGATGACCATCAAGATGTATGAAAATGCAAG ACTGGAGTTTGATGCTTACCGGTCAGATCTGGAGGAGCTGAGTATGGGTCCAAGGGACGCTGTGGCCATGGCTCGCATAGAAGCTGCTCAGCAACAGTACCAGATACATAAGGACAAGTATGAACGCCTCCGATCAGACGTCACCATTAAGCTCAAATTCTTGGAGGAGAATAAG GTAAAGGTGATGCACAAGCAGCTCCTCCTCTTCCATAATGCCATCTCTGCATACTTTGCTGGCAATCAGCAGCAGCTGGAGCAGACGCTGAAGCAGTTCAACATAAAGCTGAGACCTCCAGGGGCCGATAAGCCGTCCTGGTTAGAGGAGCAGTGA